From the genome of Flavobacterium luteolum, one region includes:
- the rho gene encoding transcription termination factor Rho, which translates to MFDISALKEMKLSELQEIAKLAKTIKITGVKKETLISQILAHQESANAPAQAPQTEVVSDAKDDKPKRARIAPAKTKAANTKNTPVLEFDKVEETVQKNDTADTAEPIAEKAAVEAQENKTPAAKKESKVVKFSKSAYEKKVALKKEKEAVKEVTAEETVESAPSEPIVSEPTAETAEKTPQIAPAKKINPNQNKNQNQNQNPNQNQNQNGNGNGNGNHNNQNPNHKNKKNNNNFRDSDFEFDGIIESEGVLEMMPDGYGFLRSSDYNYLASPDDIYLSTSQIRLFGLKTGDTVKGVVRPPKEGEKFFPLVRVLKINGHDPQVVRDRVSFEHLTPVFPSEKFKLAEKGSSISTRIIDLFSPIGKGQRGMIVAQPKTGKTMLLKDIANAIAANHPEVYLIVLLIDERPEEVTDMQRSVRGEVIASTFDREPQEHVKIANIVLEKSKRLVECGHDVVILLDSITRLARAYNTVQPASGKVLSGGVDANALQKPKRFFGAARNVENGGSLSIIATALTETGSKMDEVIFEEFKGTGNMELQLDRKIANKRIFPAIDLTSSSTRRDDLLLDEKTLQRMWIMRKYLSDMNPVESMDFVNDRFKKTKNNEEFLISMND; encoded by the coding sequence ATGTTTGATATTTCTGCATTAAAAGAAATGAAGCTTTCTGAGCTTCAAGAAATAGCTAAGTTAGCTAAAACAATAAAGATTACTGGTGTCAAAAAAGAGACTTTAATTAGTCAGATTTTAGCACACCAAGAGAGTGCTAATGCGCCTGCTCAAGCTCCTCAAACAGAAGTAGTTTCTGATGCAAAAGACGATAAGCCAAAGCGTGCCAGAATTGCTCCAGCAAAAACAAAAGCAGCAAATACCAAAAATACTCCCGTTTTAGAATTTGATAAAGTAGAGGAAACTGTTCAAAAAAACGATACTGCTGATACAGCTGAGCCAATTGCAGAAAAGGCGGCGGTAGAAGCACAGGAAAATAAAACACCAGCAGCAAAAAAAGAGTCTAAAGTTGTAAAATTCAGCAAATCGGCATACGAGAAAAAAGTTGCCCTTAAAAAAGAAAAAGAAGCTGTAAAAGAAGTTACTGCAGAAGAGACTGTAGAATCAGCTCCATCAGAACCAATTGTTTCTGAGCCAACAGCCGAAACAGCCGAGAAAACTCCACAAATTGCTCCTGCAAAAAAGATCAATCCGAATCAGAATAAAAACCAGAACCAAAATCAAAACCCGAATCAGAACCAAAATCAGAACGGGAATGGCAATGGAAACGGAAATCACAATAATCAAAATCCTAATCATAAGAATAAAAAGAATAACAATAATTTTAGAGATTCTGATTTTGAATTTGACGGAATTATTGAAAGTGAAGGTGTTCTAGAAATGATGCCTGACGGTTACGGATTCTTACGTTCATCAGATTATAATTATTTAGCTTCTCCAGATGATATTTATTTATCAACTTCACAAATCAGATTATTTGGTTTAAAAACCGGAGATACTGTAAAAGGAGTGGTTCGCCCGCCTAAAGAAGGTGAGAAGTTTTTCCCTTTGGTTCGTGTGTTAAAAATTAATGGTCACGATCCGCAAGTAGTTCGTGATAGAGTTTCTTTCGAACACTTGACACCCGTTTTTCCTTCAGAAAAATTTAAACTAGCCGAAAAAGGCAGTTCTATTTCAACCAGAATTATAGATTTGTTTTCACCAATTGGTAAAGGTCAGCGTGGTATGATCGTTGCGCAGCCTAAAACTGGTAAAACAATGCTTCTTAAAGATATTGCAAATGCAATTGCAGCAAACCATCCTGAAGTTTATTTAATCGTTCTTTTGATTGACGAGCGTCCTGAAGAGGTTACAGATATGCAAAGAAGTGTTCGTGGTGAAGTTATTGCTTCAACTTTCGATAGAGAACCACAAGAACACGTGAAAATTGCCAATATTGTATTAGAAAAATCTAAGCGTTTAGTAGAATGCGGACACGATGTAGTGATTTTATTAGACTCAATCACTCGTCTTGCAAGAGCTTATAACACGGTTCAGCCAGCATCTGGAAAAGTATTAAGTGGGGGTGTTGATGCCAATGCTTTGCAAAAACCAAAACGTTTCTTTGGAGCAGCGAGAAATGTAGAAAATGGAGGATCTTTAAGTATCATTGCAACTGCATTGACTGAAACGGGTTCTAAAATGGACGAAGTTATTTTCGAAGAGTTTAAAGGAACAGGTAACATGGAGCTTCAATTAGACCGTAAGATAGCCAATAAACGTATTTTCCCTGCAATCGATCTTACATCGTCTAGTACACGTCGTGATGACTTATTATTAGACGAGAAAACATTGCAAAGAATGTGGATTATGCGTAAATATTTATCAGACATGAACCCAGTAGAATCTATGGACTTCGTAAACGATCGTTTCAAGAAAACAAAAAACAACGAAGAGTTTTTGATTTCGATGAATGACTAG
- a CDS encoding DUF4293 domain-containing protein yields MIQRIQTVYLFLAFAATGILMLFVPLWTTSAGKPFFFMQDQLYTVLLGLTTMLSIISIISFKKRQNQFVLNRLNIILNLILLGLFVYRSLNLSGGTEVSEKGIGMFMPIVAIVLLVLANKAIKKDEDLVKSVDRLR; encoded by the coding sequence ATGATACAAAGAATTCAGACTGTATATTTATTTCTAGCTTTTGCTGCAACTGGCATTTTAATGCTTTTTGTTCCGCTTTGGACAACTAGTGCAGGAAAACCATTCTTTTTTATGCAGGATCAGCTTTATACTGTTTTATTAGGCTTAACAACTATGCTTAGTATTATCAGTATTATTTCATTTAAAAAGAGACAAAATCAGTTTGTATTAAACAGACTTAATATAATATTAAATTTAATTTTATTAGGATTATTTGTATATCGATCACTAAATTTATCTGGAGGGACTGAGGTCTCTGAGAAAGGTATTGGGATGTTCATGCCGATTGTTGCTATCGTGTTATTAGTTTTAGCTAATAAGGCCATCAAAAAGGACGAAGATCTTGTAAAATCTGTTGATCGTTTGAGGTAA
- a CDS encoding response regulator transcription factor: MIPKIRIHLADDHQVLIDGLSNLLQTVSNFEVAGTSLDGTTVYDDVVEDNANVLILDISMPKKDGIETLKEFNEKQLPCKVIILSSYDDLKIIKEVMKLGAKGYLTKNCAGENIIEAVEAVYQGQEYFSDAVREKIFNSFMDSPKLNHNAITENPILSPREIEIIILIALEYSGKEISEKLFISSHTVETHRKNIMKKLNIKSTIGLVKYALKNNLINP, encoded by the coding sequence ATGATCCCAAAAATAAGGATTCATCTTGCAGACGATCACCAAGTCTTAATTGATGGACTATCCAACTTACTTCAAACCGTTTCAAACTTTGAAGTGGCAGGAACTTCACTAGACGGCACCACTGTCTATGATGATGTTGTGGAAGACAATGCCAATGTCTTGATTCTAGATATAAGCATGCCAAAAAAAGACGGAATTGAAACACTGAAAGAGTTTAATGAAAAACAGCTTCCTTGCAAAGTCATCATTTTATCTAGTTATGATGATTTAAAAATCATTAAAGAAGTCATGAAACTAGGCGCAAAAGGTTATCTCACAAAAAATTGCGCTGGCGAAAATATTATTGAAGCTGTTGAAGCTGTTTATCAAGGACAGGAATATTTTAGTGATGCTGTTAGAGAAAAAATCTTCAACTCTTTTATGGACAGCCCCAAACTAAATCACAATGCGATTACAGAAAACCCGATTTTAAGTCCGCGAGAGATTGAAATCATTATCTTGATTGCTTTAGAATACAGTGGAAAAGAAATAAGCGAAAAGCTTTTTATCAGTTCGCATACCGTCGAAACACATCGTAAGAACATTATGAAAAAACTGAATATTAAAAGTACAATTGGTTTAGTTAAATATGCTCTTAAAAACAATCTGATCAATCCTTAA